The following proteins are co-located in the Camelina sativa cultivar DH55 chromosome 12, Cs, whole genome shotgun sequence genome:
- the LOC104730525 gene encoding GPI-anchored protein LORELEI-like, with amino-acid sequence MEIAHHCLVSLLSILLLSGFALSLHISLDNKLESHQATSRALLQAKATCKEDFATKNYTVITSKCKGPNYPAKVCCSAFKDFACPFAEALNDEKTDCASTMFSYINLYGRYPPGIFANMCKEGKEGLDCTDVKPTTSSSHALIPLVPRLALLITIFILFCLF; translated from the exons ATGGAGATTGCTCATCATTGTTTggtttctcttctctcaatccTCCTTTTGTCTGGATTTGCCTTGTCTCTCCACATCTCTC TTGATAATAAACTTGAGTCACACCAAGCTACAAGCCGAGCCCTTCTTCAGGCAAAGGCAA CGTGCAAAGAAGATTTTGCGACCAAGAATTACACAGTCATAACGAGTAAATGCAAAGGACCAAATTATCCGGCCAAGGTATGCTGCTCAGCCTTCAAGGACTTTGCTTGCCCATTCGCGGAAGCTCTTAACGATGAGAAGACAGATTGTGCTTCCACAATGTTCAGCTACATCAATCTCTACGGTCGTTATCCTCCTGGAATATTCGCTAATATGTGCAAAGAAGGCAAAGAAGGCCTCGATTGCACCGACGTCAAGCCCACTACATCATCTTCCCATGCATTGATCCCTCTTGTTCCGAGACTTGCATTGCTAATCACcatttttatcttgttttgccTCTTCTAA
- the LOC104733254 gene encoding uncharacterized protein LOC104733254: protein LLTSSQSPESCNGEDSCRKRKKSFSDPEDTSDSLCNQYDSSEEVSSSRNSNSSRALIADYDDSLMSKRVVKNRTVRRELRRQQRIFSERICEVCKQKMLPGKDAAAILNLKTGNLVCGSRNLLGAFHLFHVSCVVHWFLFCESEILGSKMVSGKGKKRCTKHNGQTGVKWNQLANDVSWQIFSVFCPECQGTGINIEGGVIERDTFPLSQTWRFQVKVSEGRKAWVKNPERLENCSTGFHFPQQPDESGQVPVQEERVQMMKLVRFYRVEL from the exons CTTCTCACATCTAGTCAGTCGCCAGAATCATGTAACGGCGAGGACAGTTGCAGGAAGAGAAAGAAGTCTTTTTCGGATCCTGAGGACACCAGTGATTCTCTGTGTAATCAGTATGACTCTTCTGAGGAGGTTTCTTCAAGTCGTAATTCAAACTCTTCAAGAGCTCTAATTGCTGATTATGATGATAGTCTCATGAGCAAGAGAGTCGTGAAGAACAGAACGGTAAGACGAGAGCTGAGGAGACAACAGCGGATATTTTCAGAAAGAATATGTGAAGTCTGTAAGCAAAAGATGCTTCCAGGAAAAGATGCGGCAGCAATACTTAACTTAAAGACAGGAAATCTTGTGTGCGGCAGCAGAAACCTCTTGGGGGCGTTTCACCTCTTTCACGTGTCTTGTGTTGTACATTGGTTTCTCTTCTGTGAGAGTGAAATACTTGGGAGCAAGATGGTGAGTGGAAAAGGCAAAAAGAGATGCACAAAGCATAATGGTCAGACTGGTGTGAAGTGGAATCAGTTGGCAAACGACGTCAGCTGGCAAATATTTTCGGTGTTCTGTCCAGAATGCCAAGGTACCGGCATAAACATTGAAGGAGGTGTGATTGAGAGAGACACGTTTCCGCTTTCTCAG ACATGGAGGTTCCAGGTGAAAGTGAGCGAAGGTAGAAAAGCATGGGTGAAAAATCCGGAGAGGTTGGAGAATTGCTCAACAGGATTTCATTTTCCGCAGCAGCCTGATGAGTCTGGTCAGGTTCCGGTTCAG GAGGAGAGGGTACAGATGATGAAGCTGGTTCGTTTCTACCGAGTGGAGTTGTAA
- the LOC104730526 gene encoding E3 ubiquitin-protein ligase RMA2 produces MEIENEDNTTLGDSGGGDFDCNICLDQVRDPVVTLCGHLFCWPCIHKWTYSSNNSRQRIDQYDCKREPPKCPVCKSDVSEATLVPIYGRGQKTPQSGSIVPNRPSGPVYNVRTGVGQRLGEGESQRYMYRMPDPVMGVVCEMVHRRLFGDPSSSNVAPYRDTNVRSRRRAMQAEESLSRVYLFLLCFMFMCLFLF; encoded by the coding sequence ATGGAGATAGAGAACGAAGACAACACAACATTAGGTGATTCTGGAGGAGGAGACTTCGACTGCAATATATGTTTGGATCAGGTCAGAGACCCGGTCGTGACTTTATGTGGCCACTTGTTTTGTTGGCCCTGCATTCACAAGTGGACTtattcctccaacaactcaaGACAACGCATCGATCAATACGACTGTAAGAGGGAACCCCCGAAATGTCCCGTCTGCAAATCCGATGTCTCCGAGGCTACCCTTGTTCCCATCTACGGCCGAGGACAGAAAACTCCACAGTCCGGTTCAATAGTACCAAACAGACCATCCGGTCCGGTTTACAACGTAAGAACAGGGGTTGGTCAACGTTTAGGTGAAGGGGAGAGTCAACGGTACATGTATAGAATGCCTGATCCGGTGATGGGTGTTGTATGCGAAATGGTACACCGGAGGCTATTCGGTGATCCGTCTTCAAGCAACGTGGCTCCTTACCGTGACACTAATGTCCGGTCGAGGCGACGAGCAATGCAGGCGGAGGAGTCACTAAGCAGAGTTTACTTGTTCCTACTTTGCTTCATGTTTATGTGTCTATTTctattctaa